Proteins from one Calditrichota bacterium genomic window:
- a CDS encoding STAS domain-containing protein, producing MCAGKILFAQKSNVCYLKLIGELRYNLSQGFDSIVKQELKNDKTNTFIIDLSETEYLDSTNLGIIGMVAAGLKNKSDQKPRLNAPNKDIQTILNSMSFNTLFEITNKPLVEDLHFKDTSQLGTNLRDSKDLVLESHKTLSEMSSYNKEKFIPVIDAILKKKK from the coding sequence ATGTGTGCCGGAAAGATACTGTTCGCTCAAAAATCCAATGTGTGTTATCTTAAACTGATCGGTGAGTTAAGATATAATTTAAGCCAGGGATTTGACAGTATTGTAAAGCAGGAATTAAAGAATGATAAAACAAACACTTTTATAATTGATCTGTCCGAAACAGAGTATCTCGATAGTACAAACCTTGGTATTATTGGAATGGTTGCAGCTGGCCTAAAAAACAAATCCGATCAAAAACCAAGGCTAAATGCGCCAAATAAAGACATACAAACGATACTCAATTCAATGAGTTTTAATACTTTGTTTGAAATAACCAATAAACCTCTTGTTGAAGACCTGCACTTCAAAGATACATCACAACTCGGGACCAATTTAAGGGATTCAAAAGACTTGGTTTTGGAATCTCATAAAACACTTTCTGAAATGAGTTCTTATAACAAAGAAAAGTTTATACCGGTTATTGATGCAATCCTCAAAAAGAAAAAATAA
- a CDS encoding fused response regulator/phosphatase, which translates to MEKIEKKLILTIDDDHDTRALFKMVLEENNFNVIEAANGTRGIEIFEAESPDLVLLDLRMPGITGFDVLHHITKISPTTPVIVISATDSIDDVVESLRFGAWDFILKPMQTYNIMLHRVNQVLEKSNLKKQNLEYQGLLEDAINKLQNDLKSGQDIQIKLLPDSTVTFNGYQFNSLILPSLYLSGDFLDYFAINDKYTAFYIADVSGHGVSSALVTVFLKSFMNKCIDDYKQSNNQTVLDPGKLLQTLNQDFLNEHLDKFSTLFFGLIDHNDNKLIYCNGGHYPFPVLRQNEKCIILESKNTPIGIMPDIAFENISVQLEENFFLAFFSDGILDILPQDSLDEKINLLNELCMSDRETFQNFISGLKDNSAGLPDDITVLTIEKG; encoded by the coding sequence ATGGAAAAAATTGAAAAGAAATTAATTTTAACAATTGATGACGATCATGATACACGTGCACTTTTTAAAATGGTTTTGGAAGAAAATAACTTCAATGTTATTGAGGCCGCTAACGGAACACGTGGTATAGAAATCTTTGAGGCAGAATCCCCGGATCTTGTTTTACTTGATCTTAGAATGCCCGGGATAACTGGGTTTGATGTTTTACATCATATTACAAAAATATCTCCAACTACACCTGTAATCGTTATTTCAGCCACTGATTCGATTGATGACGTTGTTGAATCGCTGCGTTTCGGTGCCTGGGATTTTATTTTAAAGCCTATGCAAACTTACAACATAATGTTGCACCGTGTTAACCAGGTTTTGGAAAAGTCGAACCTGAAAAAGCAAAATCTTGAATACCAGGGACTTCTTGAGGATGCAATTAATAAGTTGCAGAATGATTTAAAATCGGGCCAGGATATTCAAATTAAATTACTGCCTGACAGCACAGTCACTTTTAACGGATATCAGTTCAATAGTTTAATATTACCTTCCCTATATTTAAGTGGTGACTTTTTAGACTATTTTGCAATAAATGATAAATACACTGCGTTTTACATTGCAGATGTTTCCGGACATGGTGTATCGTCTGCTCTTGTTACCGTTTTTCTAAAAAGCTTTATGAACAAATGCATTGATGATTATAAGCAAAGCAATAACCAGACAGTTTTAGATCCGGGAAAATTATTACAAACACTCAATCAAGATTTTTTAAATGAGCATCTGGATAAATTTAGCACTTTATTTTTTGGATTAATCGATCACAATGATAATAAACTGATCTATTGTAATGGTGGACATTATCCGTTCCCGGTATTAAGGCAAAATGAAAAGTGCATTATTTTAGAATCAAAAAATACACCCATAGGAATAATGCCGGACATCGCTTTTGAAAATATTTCCGTTCAGCTAGAAGAAAACTTTTTTTTAGCATTCTTTTCCGATGGAATTTTGGACATATTACCACAAGATTCGCTTGATGAAAAAATTAATCTATTGAATGAGTTATGCATGTCGGACAGAGAAACATTTCAAAACTTCATATCCGGGCTTAAAGATAATTCGGCAGGTTTGCCAGATGATATAACAGTTTTAACTATTGAAAAGGGCTGA
- a CDS encoding tandem-95 repeat protein, whose protein sequence is MGDSQNFNTRFDGPLKDARLGQSIAYGDINGDGFQDLIVAAYRNSANNRLNSGSVFIIFGKGSDSKAVISDLNNPANYDVRIDGIDKKNQLGRSVASGDLNNDNFDDILIGANTSNTNGKLGSGSVFVIHGSANFGLQKIRDLEDQNNYSIRFDGALRNDRLGEKVLSGDVNGDGFDDIIMSAALANNDESQDLGSIYIVYGNNSSGTGVILDLSESTSYNKVYTGSAKGDSLGASLAGGDLNGDGFIDLMVGAPYQNTDLRVDNGSIFIIYGKDENPNGLSLSLADQNNYDMRFYGTATNDVLGLSGVCSDFNGDGLDDMILGAAGSDFNSRNRSGSFYLINGSTLPVVEKDIDLTLVNNFNLRFDGAAADELLGLSVSSNDINGDGFHDLLFGSYYADYNDSTNSGSVYVIYGNNSYTSAELLDLQSSTNFDLRYDGTFASDNFGRSTSGVDFNADGFGDIVSSAFLATNNDSLESGSIYHISNEVTGEPAAIPHYLSAGDRPNFLMRDENISVDFSTGSDGLFHVQRKMSKPASDYPDNTAQVSWVLSSEKGTITNTQISLKYNADQITGLDENNLKIFYRVVNSSSHSWHIVPNSSHSIANNTITFSVDSLSEFTIGDRNNISNHYPTITTTEVDSATEDQDYIFTLEASDPDNDNLSFVKISGPIWLSVSTSGVLTGRPNLSHIGTFPLQIKLTDDGVVQLSDTLFSQITVIEVNDNPVITTTSLINGIEDIAYTDTVFATDEESAILTFSALDVPVWMDVSANGSLSGFPLNEHSGTAIPVKITVTDEGAAKDTLQTTINVININDAPVLSPISGETVDEGSAFTAIDLKLFTQDIDNTFSELQWTVTENPDISVIINTNGVASLSANDENWNGDNTIKFKVTDPGSLSDSVSVLFRVNPVNDAPVVSAIPNQTIDEGTEFEPIHLNDFVHDVDNADSEINWDHEGDIELSILIDANNIARISIPDSNWFGSETIKFTATDPSFVTDFVNVIFTVTNIPDAPVMTDIPSQNIMEGASFQTIFLDNFIEDIDTPKDQIVWTKSGNSDLIVLINEMNQASVSTPDSNWFGFEEIIFKATDPDNLSDQSEVLFTVNNINDSPQFITTSLPNAAEDSSYVVQLETFDVDDILLTVTKISAPTWMAVSSSGLLSGMPLNSDTGEDQQVTVVVSDPLGLKDTLSTTMDVVPVNDAPVILGVPDVTFEEDDSTSIDLLDYVSDEDNELHELIFLAEVLVPESGVNVTVTDGHLVEIIPDENVFGDFPIRFIVNDPGGLSAVDTVIVHIMGVDDPPVFITSILPDALEDQLFIDTLFVQETDGDTLVFTAQKLPNWISVSTDGLLTGLPLVSDIGTNQEVIIRVSDMISEDTLITKINVIEVNDFPVIENVPDIIFNEDDSILIDLSIHASDEESPNESLSFGVEIFSGETLSASIINHHFVRIVPQENLFGNFQIGFTVKDPEGLTALDTVKIKIKAINDAPIISSIPNIVFDEDGNYALDLNAFVHDVDNPNRELKVSSRVLSGVSQLLNYDDSLSLAIVFSSLENVFGEFDVEINISDPGGLQALDTISVKISAINDRPVIDKIPVLSILEDVPFILENSYFDPFISDIDNPKDSLNLVFISNVLSAQIDLNNLTISSPENWFGKDSLLVVVNDPGGKSDSTYWPINVTAVNDKPVVSFVDELQIVNDKIKAINLYENVEDIDNSIDEISWSFFSDTSAIVLSQNQDSLFINVSEIFGEFRLFLIATDARGLADTATINLVVSFPVSKYDQNGDGVPEKYVLFQNYPNPFNATTTISYGLPSDSRVKIEIFNTVGQKIETLFSGNQTAGFHEVRWTTNISSGIYFYRISSKGKKNFTKIKKMFLIR, encoded by the coding sequence ATGGGTGATTCACAGAATTTTAATACCCGTTTTGATGGACCGCTTAAAGACGCAAGGCTTGGCCAAAGTATTGCTTATGGCGATATTAATGGTGATGGATTTCAGGACCTTATTGTTGCCGCCTACCGTAACTCTGCTAATAACCGCTTAAACTCAGGAAGTGTTTTTATAATCTTTGGAAAAGGATCTGATTCCAAAGCTGTAATTTCTGATTTAAATAATCCTGCTAATTACGATGTTCGTATTGATGGAATAGACAAAAAAAATCAGCTGGGGCGTTCAGTTGCTTCCGGTGATTTAAATAACGATAATTTTGATGATATTTTAATTGGTGCAAATACTTCAAACACAAACGGTAAACTAGGCTCAGGGAGTGTTTTTGTAATTCATGGATCAGCAAATTTTGGCCTTCAAAAAATTAGGGATCTTGAGGATCAAAATAATTATAGTATCCGATTTGACGGTGCTCTGAGAAATGACCGTCTGGGCGAAAAAGTGCTTAGTGGGGATGTAAATGGCGACGGCTTTGATGACATAATAATGTCGGCAGCTCTTGCTAACAACGATGAAAGCCAGGACTTAGGAAGTATTTACATTGTTTATGGAAACAACAGCTCCGGCACAGGTGTTATCTTAGATCTTTCTGAAAGTACATCTTATAATAAGGTGTATACCGGCAGTGCAAAAGGTGATAGCTTGGGAGCCTCTTTGGCTGGAGGCGATTTAAATGGCGATGGATTTATAGATTTAATGGTTGGCGCCCCCTATCAAAACACAGATCTGAGAGTTGACAATGGCAGCATTTTTATAATTTACGGAAAGGATGAAAACCCAAATGGGCTAAGTTTATCTCTTGCCGATCAGAATAATTATGATATGCGCTTTTACGGAACGGCAACAAATGATGTATTGGGATTGTCAGGCGTTTGTAGCGATTTTAATGGTGATGGACTTGATGATATGATTTTGGGTGCAGCCGGGTCTGATTTCAATTCTCGCAACCGTTCTGGAAGTTTTTATCTAATCAATGGATCAACTTTACCGGTTGTTGAAAAAGACATCGATCTTACTTTAGTGAATAATTTTAATCTCCGGTTTGATGGAGCCGCTGCCGATGAACTCCTCGGGCTTAGTGTTTCTTCAAACGATATTAATGGCGATGGTTTTCATGATTTACTTTTCGGTTCATATTATGCAGACTATAATGACAGCACTAACTCTGGGAGTGTTTATGTTATTTATGGAAATAATTCTTACACCAGTGCTGAGCTGCTTGACTTGCAATCCTCAACAAATTTTGATCTGAGATATGACGGCACATTCGCAAGTGACAATTTTGGCCGATCAACATCCGGGGTGGATTTTAATGCGGATGGATTTGGAGATATAGTAAGCAGTGCTTTTTTAGCTACAAATAATGATAGCCTTGAGTCAGGAAGCATTTATCATATTTCAAATGAAGTGACGGGTGAGCCCGCAGCGATTCCACATTATTTATCGGCGGGTGACAGACCCAATTTTTTAATGCGTGATGAAAACATTAGCGTTGATTTCTCTACAGGTTCTGACGGGCTTTTCCATGTTCAAAGAAAAATGAGTAAGCCGGCTTCCGATTATCCCGATAATACAGCACAAGTTTCCTGGGTGTTGAGCTCTGAAAAAGGCACGATAACAAATACTCAAATTTCTTTAAAATATAACGCGGACCAAATTACTGGTTTGGATGAAAACAATCTCAAAATTTTTTACCGGGTTGTAAACAGCTCCTCTCATAGCTGGCATATTGTTCCCAACAGTTCTCACTCAATTGCAAACAATACAATTACTTTTTCAGTGGACAGCCTCTCAGAGTTTACAATTGGTGACCGAAATAATATTTCAAATCATTATCCTACTATTACTACTACCGAAGTAGACTCTGCAACTGAAGACCAGGATTATATTTTTACTCTTGAGGCAAGTGACCCTGATAATGATAATCTTAGTTTTGTAAAAATTTCTGGTCCAATCTGGTTGTCAGTTTCCACGTCAGGGGTTCTAACCGGCAGACCAAACCTCTCTCACATTGGTACTTTTCCGCTACAAATTAAATTGACAGATGACGGCGTAGTGCAGTTATCTGATACGTTGTTTAGTCAAATCACAGTGATTGAAGTGAATGACAACCCAGTTATAACAACGACCAGTTTAATAAACGGAATTGAAGATATCGCTTATACCGATACGGTTTTCGCCACCGACGAAGAGAGTGCTATTTTAACATTTTCAGCTTTGGATGTCCCTGTTTGGATGGATGTTTCTGCAAATGGGAGTTTGTCTGGCTTTCCACTTAATGAACACAGTGGGACAGCAATTCCTGTAAAAATTACTGTAACCGATGAAGGCGCTGCAAAAGATACGCTGCAAACAACAATCAATGTAATCAATATTAACGATGCTCCGGTGCTCTCCCCAATTTCCGGTGAAACAGTTGATGAAGGGAGCGCCTTCACAGCAATAGATTTAAAATTATTTACCCAGGATATTGATAATACATTTTCAGAATTACAATGGACTGTTACGGAAAATCCGGATATAAGTGTCATCATAAATACCAATGGTGTTGCGTCTTTAAGTGCAAATGATGAAAACTGGAATGGAGACAATACGATAAAATTTAAAGTTACTGATCCTGGTTCTTTGTCTGATTCGGTTTCGGTACTTTTTAGGGTAAACCCTGTAAACGATGCGCCGGTGGTTTCAGCAATCCCGAACCAGACAATTGATGAAGGAACAGAATTTGAACCGATTCATTTAAACGATTTTGTCCATGATGTAGATAACGCAGATAGCGAAATTAATTGGGACCATGAAGGTGACATTGAGCTAAGCATTTTAATTGATGCAAATAATATTGCCCGGATAAGCATTCCTGATAGTAACTGGTTTGGCAGTGAAACAATTAAGTTTACAGCGACTGATCCATCTTTTGTAACAGATTTTGTAAATGTTATTTTCACCGTAACGAATATTCCTGATGCACCGGTTATGACAGATATTCCATCGCAAAACATAATGGAGGGAGCTAGTTTCCAAACTATTTTTCTTGATAATTTTATCGAGGATATCGATACGCCTAAGGACCAAATTGTCTGGACAAAATCAGGAAACAGCGATCTTATTGTTTTGATTAATGAAATGAACCAAGCAAGTGTTTCAACACCAGACAGCAACTGGTTTGGATTTGAAGAAATTATATTTAAGGCTACTGACCCGGATAATTTATCGGACCAAAGTGAGGTACTTTTCACGGTAAACAATATAAATGATTCGCCACAATTTATAACAACAAGCTTGCCTAATGCTGCCGAAGATTCCAGTTATGTCGTTCAGTTAGAAACGTTTGATGTGGATGATATTCTTTTAACGGTCACAAAAATTTCGGCTCCGACCTGGATGGCAGTTTCCAGTAGCGGTTTGCTAAGTGGCATGCCCCTGAACAGTGATACGGGAGAAGATCAGCAAGTAACAGTTGTTGTTTCTGATCCGCTTGGCTTAAAAGATACACTTTCCACCACGATGGATGTGGTTCCGGTAAATGATGCACCGGTTATATTAGGAGTACCGGATGTAACATTTGAGGAAGATGATTCTACGAGTATTGATTTACTGGATTATGTTTCTGATGAAGACAATGAACTGCATGAATTAATTTTTCTCGCCGAGGTTTTAGTGCCCGAGTCCGGTGTAAATGTTACAGTTACCGATGGACATTTAGTTGAAATTATTCCGGATGAAAATGTATTTGGTGATTTCCCAATTCGTTTTATCGTAAACGATCCCGGTGGCCTTTCAGCTGTTGATACTGTTATTGTGCACATAATGGGTGTTGACGATCCACCTGTTTTTATAACTTCTATCTTACCGGATGCTTTAGAAGACCAGCTGTTTATTGACACACTTTTTGTACAGGAAACAGATGGTGATACTCTGGTTTTTACTGCTCAGAAACTCCCCAATTGGATATCTGTTTCTACTGATGGTCTTTTAACCGGCCTACCGCTTGTTTCAGATATTGGCACGAATCAGGAAGTAATTATCAGAGTGTCGGATATGATTAGTGAGGATACTTTGATAACTAAAATAAATGTCATCGAAGTAAATGATTTTCCTGTGATTGAGAACGTGCCGGATATAATCTTTAATGAAGACGATTCTATTTTAATTGATTTGTCAATACATGCATCGGACGAGGAAAGCCCTAATGAAAGTCTTAGTTTTGGGGTAGAAATTTTTTCAGGAGAGACGTTATCCGCTTCAATTATCAATCATCATTTTGTGCGCATTGTTCCTCAGGAAAATCTTTTTGGAAATTTTCAGATTGGTTTTACAGTAAAGGACCCGGAAGGTTTAACAGCTTTAGATACGGTAAAAATAAAAATAAAAGCAATAAATGATGCGCCGATCATCAGTTCAATCCCAAATATAGTTTTTGATGAAGATGGAAATTATGCTTTGGACCTTAACGCTTTTGTACACGATGTTGATAATCCTAACCGGGAATTGAAAGTTAGCAGCCGTGTTTTGTCCGGTGTGAGCCAACTTTTAAATTATGATGATAGCCTTAGCCTGGCTATAGTTTTTTCATCTTTGGAAAATGTTTTTGGGGAATTTGATGTTGAGATTAATATTAGTGATCCGGGCGGGTTGCAAGCATTAGATACAATAAGTGTGAAAATTTCTGCCATAAATGATCGTCCCGTAATTGACAAAATTCCGGTTTTATCAATCCTAGAAGATGTTCCTTTTATTTTGGAAAATTCTTATTTTGATCCGTTCATCTCAGATATTGATAACCCAAAAGATTCCTTAAATCTCGTATTTATTTCAAATGTATTATCGGCACAAATAGATCTCAATAATTTAACAATTTCATCTCCGGAGAATTGGTTTGGAAAAGACAGCCTTTTAGTGGTTGTAAACGATCCCGGCGGAAAATCAGATTCAACATATTGGCCAATCAATGTAACGGCTGTCAATGATAAACCAGTTGTTTCATTTGTGGATGAACTGCAAATTGTAAATGATAAAATCAAAGCAATAAACTTATACGAAAATGTTGAAGACATTGATAATTCAATTGATGAAATCAGCTGGTCATTTTTCAGCGATACAAGTGCAATAGTTTTAAGTCAAAATCAGGATAGTCTTTTTATTAATGTTTCGGAAATTTTTGGTGAGTTTAGATTATTTCTTATTGCAACTGATGCGCGAGGTTTGGCAGATACTGCGACAATAAACCTGGTTGTTTCTTTTCCGGTTTCAAAATATGACCAAAATGGTGATGGTGTTCCGGAAAAATATGTGCTTTTTCAAAATTACCCAAACCCATTTAATGCCACGACAACAATCAGCTATGGTCTTCCGTCTGACTCACGGGTTAAAATTGAAATATTTAATACCGTCGGCCAAAAAATTGAAACTCTTTTTAGTGGAAACCAAACTGCGGGTTTTCATGAAGTTCGCTGGACAACAAACATTTCATCCGGTATATATTTTTACAGGATTAGCTCCAAAGGCAAAAAGAATTTTACAAAAATTAAAAAAATGTTTCTTATCCGTTAA
- a CDS encoding NAD(P)/FAD-dependent oxidoreductase, with the protein MPKHKVVIVGAGFAGLYAAKSLAKKDVEVTLIDKRNFHLFQPLLYQVATGGLSPGDIASPIRAIFKKQKNITVLQTSIEKINSKKKTIITGEKEIEYDTLIIATGVKHHYFGNDQWINDAPGLKSVEDALKIRMRIMQAFEKAELESDKTKKCEWQRFVIVGGGPTGVELAGALGELANQTLLGDFRNINPEETEIYLVEGAERILPTFSAKLSSKAKKSLEKLSVSVLTKTLVVDIDKSLVRLKNGDSEKVLNARTVLWAAGVKGSSVGELLQNENGVKLDPAGRVIVNSDLSIPGNKDIFVIGDLAHFETEEKEMLPGVAQVAMQQGRYMSQLILRRLKGQGIGPFKYKDKGNMAVIGRKAAVVQMAKLELSGWPAWLIWIFIHIAYLIEYDSKTKVMLQWAWNFFTRKRGARLITKMD; encoded by the coding sequence ATGCCTAAACACAAAGTTGTTATCGTCGGTGCCGGATTTGCGGGTTTGTATGCAGCAAAATCTTTAGCAAAAAAAGATGTGGAAGTGACCCTGATTGATAAAAGAAATTTCCACCTTTTTCAGCCTTTACTGTACCAGGTAGCAACTGGTGGATTATCTCCCGGGGATATTGCTTCGCCTATCCGCGCTATTTTTAAAAAGCAGAAAAATATTACAGTTTTGCAAACTTCCATTGAAAAAATCAATTCAAAAAAGAAAACTATTATAACCGGTGAAAAGGAAATTGAATATGACACTTTGATTATCGCAACAGGCGTAAAACATCACTACTTTGGAAACGATCAATGGATAAATGACGCGCCCGGTTTAAAATCAGTTGAAGATGCTTTAAAAATAAGAATGCGTATTATGCAGGCATTTGAAAAGGCAGAACTTGAAAGTGATAAAACAAAAAAATGCGAATGGCAGCGGTTTGTTATCGTAGGCGGCGGGCCAACCGGAGTGGAGCTTGCAGGAGCTCTGGGTGAGTTGGCCAATCAAACTCTGCTTGGTGATTTTCGCAATATTAATCCTGAGGAAACTGAAATTTACCTGGTTGAAGGGGCTGAAAGAATTTTGCCAACATTTTCCGCAAAGCTTTCATCTAAGGCAAAAAAGTCTTTGGAAAAACTATCTGTATCTGTTTTGACAAAAACACTTGTTGTGGATATTGACAAATCACTTGTCCGGTTAAAAAATGGCGACTCTGAGAAAGTGCTTAATGCCCGGACTGTTTTATGGGCCGCTGGTGTAAAGGGATCTTCCGTTGGTGAATTGCTGCAAAATGAAAATGGTGTGAAGTTGGATCCGGCAGGAAGGGTTATTGTAAATTCCGACCTTTCCATTCCTGGAAATAAAGACATTTTTGTAATAGGAGATCTTGCCCATTTTGAAACCGAAGAAAAAGAGATGCTTCCAGGCGTTGCGCAAGTAGCCATGCAGCAAGGTCGTTATATGTCGCAACTTATTTTGAGACGACTAAAAGGGCAAGGCATTGGTCCATTTAAATATAAAGACAAAGGAAACATGGCAGTAATTGGCCGTAAAGCTGCTGTGGTTCAAATGGCAAAACTTGAGTTAAGCGGATGGCCTGCCTGGTTAATCTGGATTTTTATCCATATTGCATATTTGATTGAATACGACAGTAAAACGAAAGTTATGCTGCAATGGGCCTGGAATTTTTTTACAAGAAAACGGGGGGCTCGCCTAATTACAAAGATGGATTAA